One Chitinophaga sp. H8 DNA window includes the following coding sequences:
- a CDS encoding TonB-dependent receptor produces the protein MWKFNLNLFLFVALPVCLLGQHNISGKVTDTKKRPLSGVNIYIKGSYDGASSGPDGTFSFTTSAANDQLLVASLMGYVTLEQKINTGSAGQLNIVLKSSANELKLVTISAGSFEASDEKKTTVLKPLDIVTTAGAGADIVNAIKTLPGAQQTNDREGLFVRGGTGYETQTFIDGMLVRNPFFSSLPDIPGRGRFSPFLFKGTTFSSGGYSAQYGQGLSSALILESQDLPDRSSSTLGLSTIGGSVGMDKLAKDKKGSYGIEADYTNLAPYFKLLKPKQAPSTDPEFFGSSVNFRRKTSATGMLKFYGYGNWSKLGFIKSSLEYPGYDEQFEVHNNNIYTNLTYKESLGKDWRINLGASYSTNTDKILTDTLKISPSTNIKVKSELAQVRMVLTKNLGRFSALRMGGEYQYGVEQSAFNQLAANYVDNYTAAFAESDIYFTPSFVGRIGGRVEYSSVLAKPNVAPRLSLAYKLSNNSQVSLAYGDYYQKPEPQYIRFDNRLGYMKATHYIASYQRITTFYTFRTEIFYKKYKDLVKTVPDYNNNGTGYAKGIELFWRDRKTFKNVDYWISYSFLDTKRDYLNYPFEVQPDFAAKHTASLVYKHYIPKITTNFGLTYSFATGRPYYDPNKPTGAFMTDKTINYHALGLSASYLTTIRKAFTVFVLSVSNVVGNKQVFGYRYSTDKLRREEITPNAPRFIFIGMFMSFGIDRRQDVINNN, from the coding sequence ATGTGGAAGTTCAACCTCAATCTATTCCTGTTTGTAGCTTTACCTGTTTGCCTGCTGGGGCAACACAACATCAGCGGCAAAGTCACTGATACTAAAAAACGCCCTTTATCCGGGGTAAATATCTATATAAAAGGCAGTTATGATGGTGCCTCTTCCGGACCGGATGGCACCTTTTCTTTTACCACCAGTGCAGCCAATGATCAGCTGTTGGTAGCCAGCCTGATGGGGTATGTTACCCTGGAGCAAAAGATCAATACCGGGAGTGCGGGGCAGTTGAATATTGTGCTCAAATCATCGGCCAATGAGCTGAAGCTGGTAACGATATCAGCCGGCAGTTTTGAAGCCAGTGACGAAAAGAAAACCACCGTATTAAAGCCATTGGATATTGTTACTACTGCTGGAGCCGGTGCCGATATTGTGAATGCCATTAAGACACTGCCAGGTGCGCAGCAAACGAATGACCGGGAAGGGTTGTTTGTACGTGGCGGCACCGGATATGAAACGCAGACTTTTATTGATGGCATGCTGGTCAGAAACCCTTTCTTTTCGAGCCTGCCGGATATTCCGGGGCGGGGTCGTTTTTCGCCTTTCCTGTTTAAGGGCACCACTTTCAGCAGTGGCGGATACTCTGCACAATATGGACAGGGGCTTTCCTCTGCCCTGATATTGGAATCGCAGGACCTGCCGGACCGCTCTTCCTCCACACTCGGACTGAGTACTATTGGTGGCAGTGTAGGCATGGATAAACTGGCAAAGGATAAAAAAGGATCTTATGGCATAGAAGCAGATTACACCAACCTGGCACCTTACTTTAAACTCTTAAAACCTAAACAGGCACCTAGTACTGATCCCGAATTTTTTGGTTCTTCCGTTAATTTCAGACGTAAAACTTCTGCTACCGGTATGCTGAAATTTTATGGCTATGGCAACTGGAGTAAACTGGGATTTATCAAGTCCAGTCTTGAATACCCCGGATATGATGAGCAGTTTGAAGTGCATAACAATAACATCTATACGAATCTGACCTATAAGGAAAGCCTGGGCAAAGATTGGCGTATTAATCTTGGTGCTTCTTATAGTACCAATACAGATAAGATACTGACAGATACGCTGAAAATAAGCCCTTCCACCAACATTAAGGTGAAGTCTGAGCTGGCACAGGTAAGGATGGTATTGACTAAAAACCTGGGCCGCTTTTCTGCTTTAAGAATGGGAGGTGAATATCAGTATGGGGTAGAGCAATCTGCATTTAATCAACTGGCAGCCAATTACGTGGATAATTACACAGCTGCATTTGCGGAAAGCGATATTTACTTTACCCCGAGCTTTGTAGGCAGAATAGGTGGCCGAGTAGAATATTCTTCTGTTTTGGCAAAACCCAATGTAGCGCCGCGTTTATCATTGGCCTATAAGCTGAGTAATAACAGCCAGGTATCGCTGGCATATGGAGATTATTACCAGAAACCGGAACCACAGTATATCCGTTTTGATAACAGACTGGGGTATATGAAAGCAACACATTACATCGCCAGTTATCAGCGCATTACTACTTTCTATACTTTCCGTACAGAGATATTCTATAAAAAGTACAAAGACCTGGTGAAGACAGTTCCTGACTACAATAATAACGGTACCGGATATGCGAAAGGAATTGAGTTGTTCTGGCGAGACCGCAAAACGTTCAAAAATGTGGACTACTGGATTTCTTATTCTTTTCTGGACACTAAGCGCGATTACCTGAATTACCCGTTTGAGGTGCAGCCCGACTTTGCAGCGAAACATACTGCCAGCCTGGTGTATAAGCACTATATCCCCAAAATAACCACCAACTTTGGTCTTACTTATTCCTTTGCTACCGGACGGCCTTATTATGACCCTAATAAACCAACCGGAGCATTTATGACCGACAAAACCATTAACTATCACGCGCTTGGTTTGAGTGCCAGTTATTTAACTACCATAAGAAAAGCATTTACGGTATTTGTGCTTTCTGTGAGTAATGTAGTGGGCAACAAACAGGTATTCGGCTACCGCTATTCAACGGATAAGCTGCGCCGGGAGGAGATTACACCAAATGCCCCCCGTTTTATTTTCATTGGAATGTTTATGAGTTTTGGTATCGACAGAAGACAGGATGTTATCAATAACAATTAA
- the atpA gene encoding F0F1 ATP synthase subunit alpha yields the protein MVEIKPDEISAILRQQLSNFNASADLEEVGTVLQVGDGIARVYGLNNVRAGELVEFGNGVKAITLNLEEDNVGVVLMGESKGIKEGDKVRRTGKIASIKVGEGVVGRVIDTLGAPIDGKGPITGELYEMPLERKAPGVLFREPVKEPLQTGIKAIDAMIPVGRGQRELVIGDRQTGKTAICIDTIINQKEFYDAGKPVYCIYVAIGQKASTVAGVMKTLQESGAMAYTTIVAASAADPAPLQFYAPFAGAAIGEFFRDSGRPALIIYDDLSKQAVAYREVSLLLRRPPGREAYPGDVFYLHSRLLERAAKIISNDAIAQQMNDLPESIKHLVKGGGSLTALPIIETQASDVSAYIPTNVISITDGQIFLEGNLFNAGIRPAINVGISVSRVGGNAQIKSMKKVSGTLKLDQAQYREMEAFSKFGGDLDAATKSVLDKGARNVEILKQAQFSPYAVEKQVAMIYLGTNALLREVPVKNVRAFEDAFLHEMQVRLPDVLGEFKKGNLPEEGLKRMVALANELKPRFA from the coding sequence ATGGTTGAAATTAAACCTGATGAAATTTCGGCGATATTACGCCAGCAGTTGAGCAACTTCAATGCTTCTGCCGACCTGGAAGAGGTGGGTACCGTATTGCAGGTGGGTGATGGTATTGCCCGTGTATATGGATTGAACAATGTTCGCGCCGGTGAACTGGTTGAGTTTGGAAATGGCGTAAAAGCTATTACCCTTAACCTGGAAGAAGACAATGTGGGTGTGGTATTGATGGGAGAATCAAAAGGTATTAAAGAAGGTGATAAAGTACGTCGTACCGGCAAAATCGCTTCCATTAAAGTGGGCGAAGGTGTGGTAGGTCGTGTAATTGATACATTGGGTGCTCCTATCGATGGTAAAGGCCCTATTACCGGTGAATTGTATGAAATGCCCCTGGAACGTAAAGCACCAGGTGTACTTTTCCGTGAGCCGGTAAAAGAACCACTGCAAACAGGTATCAAAGCGATCGATGCGATGATCCCCGTAGGCCGTGGCCAGCGTGAGTTGGTAATCGGTGACCGTCAGACTGGTAAAACTGCGATCTGTATCGATACCATCATCAATCAGAAAGAATTCTATGATGCAGGCAAGCCTGTATATTGTATATATGTTGCGATTGGCCAGAAAGCTTCTACCGTTGCCGGTGTAATGAAAACATTACAGGAAAGCGGCGCGATGGCTTACACTACCATCGTAGCAGCTTCTGCTGCTGATCCGGCTCCATTGCAGTTCTACGCTCCATTTGCTGGTGCTGCCATCGGAGAGTTCTTCCGTGACAGTGGCCGTCCTGCCCTGATCATTTATGATGATCTGTCTAAACAGGCGGTAGCTTACCGTGAGGTATCCCTGCTGTTACGCCGCCCGCCAGGACGTGAGGCGTACCCTGGAGACGTATTCTACCTGCACAGCCGTTTGCTGGAACGTGCGGCCAAGATCATCAGCAATGATGCGATCGCACAGCAAATGAACGACTTGCCCGAGTCTATCAAACACCTGGTGAAAGGTGGTGGTTCCTTAACCGCATTACCAATTATCGAAACACAGGCGAGTGACGTATCTGCTTATATCCCTACCAACGTAATCTCCATCACTGATGGTCAGATATTCCTGGAAGGTAACCTGTTTAACGCAGGTATCCGTCCGGCTATTAACGTAGGTATCTCTGTAAGCCGCGTGGGTGGTAACGCGCAGATCAAATCCATGAAGAAGGTATCTGGTACCTTAAAACTGGATCAGGCGCAATACCGTGAAATGGAAGCGTTCTCTAAGTTTGGCGGTGACTTGGATGCGGCTACCAAATCCGTACTGGATAAAGGTGCCCGTAACGTGGAAATCCTGAAACAAGCACAGTTCAGCCCATATGCAGTAGAAAAACAGGTAGCCATGATCTACCTGGGTACTAATGCACTGCTGCGCGAAGTGCCTGTGAAGAATGTACGTGCTTTTGAAGATGCTTTCCTGCATGAAATGCAGGTGCGTCTGCCAGATGTACTGGGTGAATTCAAGAAAGGTAACTTACCTGAAGAAGGATTGAAACGCATGGTGGCCCTGGCTAATGAACTGAAGCCAAGGTTTGCATAA